One Cucumis sativus cultivar 9930 chromosome 1, Cucumber_9930_V3, whole genome shotgun sequence DNA segment encodes these proteins:
- the LOC101211814 gene encoding golgin candidate 2, with protein sequence MANWISSKLKAAESILQQIDQQAAESLKKGEKPPAVDYLEAAGKAGDILPLKDQLKKKNQVDNDYRRKLRSDLSLNVSRSQDNVISASSKPSPSSKSPTLTDRDWTELLGTPSTSPASRSNGASSIRGAKRESRRPSNAGSNMSVLDFKKTQNSANSNKSVGERKKLNRKASDVDESNASVLLGTSSRVDPINDKNVTHSEGQEMDKKEAAGNILVEAKSLEKREVGGNFDSKAFSSEDSMLAIKNGQSSETVANTDQTKRISDTNTILKDAQSHRESGVSGKYKSDEVSRSSISDDVRKEWTGSSTSDGSSGSDSDSGSASDSEIEREREEIRRRRQKIMAEKAAAKALEAIKEQEDLVARLEGEKQSLEKILEDRARKQAEEATELQTSMMETMEAVELEKQKHNETRREALAIMAKLETENAYLARTLASVQWNLELEGNRVAGLRQQIELKETAHEELKRRIASSHQAGTSTKPLAFKGIGFELEILEAEHSHITDKVLQLQEKGKKLEENIALMRKEMEEPTEVEVELKRRLGQMTDHLIQKQAQVEALSSEKATLLFRIEAVTRQLEESKSMNMSDISRDLESGKWELSGSKLRPMLEGKIDSGKKHLGSLILQLDAIYVAGMVFIRRNPTAKLWSVVYLVFLHLWVLYILMSHSHVDTHTNSGAVISLENINASSHM encoded by the exons ATGGCTAATTGGATCTCCTCCAAGCTTAAAGCGGCCGAGAGCATTCTCCAGCAG ATCGATCAGCAAGCGGCGGAGTCGCTTAAAAAGGGGGAAAAGCCTCCGGCTGTGGATTATTTGGAAGCGGCTGGAAAAGCTGGGGATATTTTGCCTTTGAAGGATCAActcaagaagaagaatcaagtAGATAACGATTATCGTAGGAAATTGCGAAGTGATCTAAGTTTGAATGTGAGTAGAAGCCAGGATAATGTGATTTCTGCCTCATCAAAACCCTCACCGTCGTCAAAATCACCTACACTAACGGACCGTGACTGGACCGAACTGCTCGGTACCCCTTCAACTTCGCCTGCATCCCGCAGTAATGGAGCATCTTCAATTCGTGGGGCGAAGAGGGAAAGTCGCAGACCAAGTAATGCAGGTTCAAATATGTCGGTGCTGGATTtcaagaaaactcaaaacaGCGCTAATAGCAACAAGTCTGTtggggaaagaaagaaattaaacaggAAGGCAAGTGATGTGGATGAATCTAATGCTTCAGTTTTGTTGGGGACAAGTTCAAGAGTAGATccaataaatgacaaaaatgttACGCATTCTGAAGGTCAAGAAATGGACAAGAAAGAAGCTGCAGGCAATATTTTAGTTGAAGCAAAAAGTTTGGAAAAAAGGGAAGTTGGTGGGAATTTTGATTCCAAGGCTTTTTCTTCAGAGGATTCTATGCTGGcaataaaaaatggtcaatCCTCTGAAACAGTGGCAAATACAGATCAAACTAAAAGGATATCTGATACAAATACCATTCTGAAAGATGCTCAAAGTCATCGAGAAAGTGGTGTTTCTGGGAAATATAAATCAGATGAAGTTTCACGTAGTTCTATATCTGATGATGTGAGAAAAGAGTGGACAGGATCTTCAACTAGTGATGGGAGTTCTGGTTCAGATTCAGACTCAGGCTCAGCTTCTGATTCTGAAATTGAACGTGAGAGGGAAGAAATTAGAAGGAGGAGGCAGAAAATTATGGCTGAGAAAGCAGCGGCCAAAGCCTTGGAGGCTATCAAAGAACAGGAAGACTTGGTGGCTAGACTGGAAGGCGAGAAGCAGAGCCTTGAAAAAATACTGGAGGATCGAGCAAGAAAGCAAGCAGAAGAG gCTACAGAGCTGCAGACATCTATGATGGAAACGATGGAGGCTGTTGAGCTTGAGAAGCAGAAGCACAATGAAACCCGTAGAGAAGCCCTTGCAATAATGGCCAAGCTTGAG ACTGAAAATGCCTATCTTGCAAGAACCCTTGCTTCTGTACAATGGAATCTTGAGTTGGAG GGTAACCGGGTTGCTGGACTTAGACAGCAGATTGAATTGAAAGAAACGGCTCATGAAG AACTGAAGAGGAGGATTGCAAGCTCTCATCAAGCTGGAACATCAACAAAACCA TTGGCTTTTAAAGGAATTGGATTTGAATTGGAGATTCTTGAGGCAGAGCACTCTCACATCACTGATAAAGTCCTCCAATTACAAGAGAAG GGGAAAAAGTTGGAAGAAAACATAGCGTTGATGAGAAAAGAGATGGAGGAACCAActgaagttgaagttgaacTCAAGAGAAGGCTTGGCCAGATGACTGACCATTTAATTCAGAAACAAGCTCAG GTGGAGGCACTGTCTTCAGAGAAGGCAACCCTTCTCTTCAGAATTGAG GCCGTGACAAGGCAGCTAGAAGAAAGCAAATCAATGAATATGAGTGACATTTCAAGGGACTTAGAGTCTGGGAAATGGGAACTTTCAGGTTCAAAACTGAGACCGATGTTAGAAGGGAAGATCGACTCGGGGAAGAAACACCTAGGATCATTAATCCTGCAGCTGGATGCAATATATGTAGCAGGAATGGTGTTTATAAGGAGAAACCCTACAGCCAAATTGTGGTCAGTAGTTTACCTTGTATTCCTTCATTTATGGGTACTCTATATTCTCATGTCACACTCACATGTAGACACACACACCAACTCTGGTGCTGTTATTTCCTTGGAAAACATCAATGCCTCTTCACACATGTGA
- the LOC101220025 gene encoding probable calcium-binding protein CML27, giving the protein MATDPNPIPTSKSEADQIAKQNPSVLLQDDEELRKVFERFDANGDGKISISELDAVLTSLTLKSAIPLEELRSVMDDLDSDKDGYINIDEFAAFCKKPMASDEAGAAELRDAFDLYDQDRNGLISQSELHLVLNRLGISCSKEDCQKMINSVDSDGDGNVNFEEFRKMMTDNSKSKAAQQNGTAAAAP; this is encoded by the coding sequence ATGGCCACCGACCCCAACCCGATTCCCACCTCAAAATCCGAAGCCGACCAAATCGCCAAGCAGAACCCATCCGTCTTACTCCAGGACGACGAAGAACTCCGCAAGGTTTTCGAACGCTTCGATGCGAATGGCGACGGTAAGATCTCCATCTCCGAGCTCGATGCCGTTCTCACTTCCTTAACGTTAAAATCCGCCATCCCCTTAGAAGAGCTTCGATCTGTCATGGATGATCTCGACTCTGATAAGGACGGGTATATCAACATCGATGAATTCGCCGCCTTCTGTAAGAAACCGATGGCCTCCGACGAAGCTGGAGCAGCGGAGCTTCGTGACGCTTTCGACCTCTACGATCAGGACCGTAACGGCCTTATTTCTCAGTCCGAGCTCCATCTCGTTCTCAATCGCCTCGGAATCAGTTGTTCTAAGGAAGACTGTCAAAAAATGATCAACTCCGTTGATTCGGATGGAGACGGAAATGTGAATTTCGAAGAGTTTAGGAAGATGATGACGGATAATTCCAAATCGAAGGCCGCTCAACAGAACGGAACTGCCGCGGCGGCACCCTAG
- the LOC101219787 gene encoding ras-related protein RABA6a → MADSLDEDCDYLFKAVLTGDSGVGKSNLLSRFSKNEFRFDSRPTIGVEFAYRNIKVADKLVKTQIWDTAGQERFRAITSSYYRGALGALLVYDITRVATFDNIKKWLRELREFGNPEMVIILVGNKCDLHQSREVQEEEARHLAELENLFFMETSAKDNLNVEEAFLEMVRRIHAIASQKTLDLHKKFEKLVAFPNGKEIISIHEVTPTKHNSNCCSL, encoded by the exons ATGGCGGATTCGTTGGACGAAGACTGTGATTATCTCTTCAAGGCGGTTCTTACGGGCGATTCCGGCGTTGGAAAATCCAATCTCCTCTCTCGTTTCTCCAAAAATGAATTCCGATTCGACTCTAGACCTACGATCGGTGTCGAGTTCGCTTACCGGAATATTAAGGTCGCCGATAAACTCGTCAAAACCCAAATCTGGGACACCGCCGGCCAAGAAAG ATTTAGGGCAATTACAAGTTCTTATTATCGGGGAGCATTAGGAGCATTACTTGTTTACGACATAACTCGCGTGGCTACATTTGATAACATAAAGAAGTGGCTACGAGAGTTGAGAGAGTTTGGAAATCCGGAAATGGTGATCATTCTAGTTGGAAACAAATGCGACTTACATCAATCGCGAGAAgtacaagaagaagaagcgcGACATTTGGCCGAGTTGGAGAACTTGTTTTTCATGGAAACTTCTGCCAAAGATAATTTGAATGTGGAAGAGGCATTTCTTGAAATGGTTCGTAGGATCCACGCCATCGCCTCTCAAAAGACATTGGATTtgcataaaaaatttgaaaagctTGTTGCTTTTCCAAACGGAAAAGAGATTATTAGTATTCATGAAGTAACCCCAACcaaacacaattcaaattGTTGCTCTTTgtga
- the LOC101212054 gene encoding pentatricopeptide repeat-containing protein At3g18020 — protein MFRAAHRSLSIKIVSITPSISILFTRTANFQRLHPENGSDSREWAPEESVADVSYWTKKIHGLCTKDRNVDEALQLLDALRLHGYQFHPLNLASVIHGLCDAHRFHEAHCRFMLSIASRCVPDERTCNVLIARLLDYRSPYCTLRLLVCLFDAKPEFVPSIVNYNRLIDQFCSFSLPNVAHRVLFDMKSRGHCPNVVSYTALIDGYCRVCNVSAAEKLFDEMPGNYVEPNSLTYSVLINGFLYKRDFETGKALICNLWERMKGELDSSVNNAAFAHLVDSLCLVGSFHEVFTIAEDMPQGQSVPEEFAYGQMIDSLCKAKRYHGASRIVYIMRKKGLNPGLLSYNSIIHGLSKEGGCMRAYQLLVEGVEFGYSPSEHTYKVLLEGLCKELDTQKAKEVLQIMIHKQGVDRTRIYNIYLRAVCLTNNSTELLNTLVEMLQTNCQPDVITLNTVIKGFCKVGSIEEALKVLNDMIGGKFCTPDHVTFTTIIFGLLNVGRIRESLDILYKVMPEKGIVPGVITYNATIRGLFKLQQANQAMNTFDRMVRNGIQADSTTYAVVIDGLCDCNQIEEVKRFWKDIVWPSKIHDSFVYSAILKGLCHSSKFNEACHFLYELSDSGVSPTIFCYNIVINTACKLGLKGEAYRLVKEMRKNGLAPDAVTWRILHKLHQNETDNPLPRI, from the coding sequence ATGTTTCGCGCTGCCCACCGATCGCTCTCGATCAAAATCGTTTCCATTACGCCATCGATCTCGATTCTCTTCACCAGAACCGCCAATTTCCAACGGCTCCACCCGGAAAATGGATCAGACAGCCGTGAATGGGCACCGGAGGAGAGCGTCGCCGACGTCTCTTACTGGACGAAGAAGATTCACGGCCTCTGTACTAAGGATCGAAACGTCGATGAAGCGCTTCAGTTACTTGACGCCCTTCGCCTTCACGGCTACCAATTTCACCCTCTCAATCTCGCTAGCGTAATCCATGGTCTCTGTGATGCACACCGGTTTCATGAAGCGCACTGCCGTTTTATGCTCTCTATTGCTTCTCGGTGTGTGCCTGATGAACGGACTTGTAATGTTCTTATTGCTCGTTTACTTGATTATCGATCCCCGTATTGCACCTTGCGTTtgcttgtttgtttgtttgatgcTAAGCCTGAGTTTGTTCCTTCTATAGTGAATTATAACCGTTTGATTGATCAGTTTTGTTCGTTTTCACTACCGAATGTAGCTCATAGGGTTTTATTTGATATGAAGAGTAGGGGGCATTGTCCAAATGTTGTTTCCTATACTGCCTTGATTGATGGATACTGCCGTGTTTGTAATGTATCTGCTGCCGAGAAACTGTTTGACGAAATGCCTGGGAATTATGTGGAGCCTAATTCACTTACATACAGTGTTTTAATTAATGGGTTTCTTTACAAGCGAGATTTTGAAACTGGGAAGGCGTTGATATGTAACCTTTGGGAGAGAATGAAGGGAGAATTGGACTCCTCTGTGAACAATGCAGCTTTTGCCCATCTTGTTGATTCTTTGTGCCTAGTGGGTTCTTTCCACGAGGTGTTTACAATTGCAGAAGATATGCCTCAGGGGCAGAGTGTGCCTGAGGAATTTGCCTATGGGCAGATGATAGATTCACTTTGCAAAGCTAAAAGATATCATGGAGCCTCAAGAATTGTTTATATAATGAGGAAGAAGGGTCTTAATCCTGGTTTGCTATCATATAATTCTATTATTCATGGGCTTAGCAAGGAGGGAGGTTGTATGCGGGCTTATCAATTGTTAGTAGAAGGAGTTGAATTTGGTTACTCACCATCTGAACATACGTATAAGGTTCTTTTAGAAGGTCTTTGCAAAGAGCTAGACACCCAAAAGGCTAAGGAAGTTCTTCAAATAATGATACATAAACAAGGTGTGGATAGAACTAGAATTTACAACATATACTTGAGAGCTGTCTGCCTTACAAATAACTCAACTGAGCTCTTAAATACGCTTGTTGAAATGCTTCAAACTAATTGTCAACCTGATGTCATTACCCTCAATACAGTCATCAAGGGATTTTGCAAGGTTGGAAGCATTGAAGAAGCTCTAAAGGTATTAAACGATATGATTGGTGGTAAATTCTGTACCCCTGATCATGTGACCTTCACAACTATTATATTTGGCTTACTGAATGTTGGGAGGATCCGGGAATCTCTTGATATATTGTATAAGGTAATGCCAGAAAAAGGCATTGTGCCAGGTGTTATCACGTATAATGCCACTATTCGAGGTTTGTTTAAACTTCAACAGGCAAACCAAGCAATGAATACCTTTGACAGAATGGTCAGAAATGGCATCCAAGCTGACAGCACTACTTATGCTGTGGTAATTGATGGGTTATGCGATTGTAATCAAATTGAAGAAGTTAAGAGATTCTGGAAAGATATAGTCTGGCCATCAAAGATCCATGATAGTTTTGTTTATTCAGCTATTCTAAAAGGGCTTTGCCACTCCAGCAAATTTAACGAAGCTTGCCATTTCCTATACGAACTATCTGATTCGGGGGTTTCCCCAACTATATTTTGCTACAATATTGTGATCAATACTGCGTGTAAGTTGGGATTGAAAGGAGAAGCATATCGACTGGTCAAAGAGATGAGAAAAAATGGGTTAGCACCTGATGCTGTAACTTGGAGGATTCTTCACAAATTACATCAAAATGAGACAGACAATCCCCTTCCAAGGATTTAA